The Anas acuta chromosome 7, bAnaAcu1.1, whole genome shotgun sequence genome has a window encoding:
- the LOC137859542 gene encoding interferon-induced protein with tetratricopeptide repeats 5-like isoform X1, whose translation MSTISKNSLKKSLLQLECHFTWTLLKEDVDLDNLEESIIDLIDIGFYANFTNYNLLSYVYHLKHLNKEALENLQKAEEFVQKCHPNEIDMKSLVTWGNYAWIYYHMDRYEEAQAYVSQVENSCKKLSGTAQLKIQLPEIYAEQGWALLKFGKKYYGRAKECFEKALSKEPNNPEFNAGYAIAAYRLEEHSNGKNEEANSSVEILKRAVELNQMDTVVMALLALKLQQLHQDDEGERYIEEAMKKTPNLPYFLRYAAIFYRKKGEVDKALEILRKALKVTPKSTFLHHQMGVSYRAKLKQLERTGNPPQDQVEKLIQECIFHFKAVIDQKPRFCSAYTDLAVMYAKAKKYKKAEETYQKAFQIKTLSNDEKQFLCYRYGYFHQYCKRSESEAIRYYKEGLKIEEDSHGRCMCKTALKKLLGERIQKGLADEADFGTLGLIYQLDGKNDEAIECYEKAIERNPDNEEYLSALCELRLSLSS comes from the exons atgag TACCATTTCCAAGAATTCCTTGAAGAAGTCCCTGCTGCAGCTAGAATGTCATTTTACATGGACTTTGCTGAAGGAGGATGTAGATCTTGATAACCTAGAAGAATCAATAATTGATCTGATTGACATTGGATTTTATGCAAATTTCACAAATTACAATCTACTCTCTTATGTATATCACCTAAAGCACTTGAACAAGGAAGCCCTGGAAAATCTCCAGAAAGCTGAAGAATTTGTTCAAAAATGTCATCCAAATGAAATCGACATGAAAAGTCTTGTTACCTGGGGAAACTATGCTTGGATCTATTACCACATGGACAGATACGAAGAAGCTCAAGCTTATGTAAGCCAAGTggaaaacagctgcaaaaaacTTTCAGGTACTGCTCAGTTGAAGATTCAGCTTCCAGAAATCTATGCTGAGCAAGGGTGGGCACTATTAAAGTTTGGGAAAAAGTACTATGGCAGAGCAAAGGAGTGTTTTGAAAAGGCTCTGAGCAAAGAACCCAACAACCCGGAATTTAATGCTGGCTATGCAATAGCAGCATATCGTTTGGAAGAACacagtaatggaaaaaatgaagaagcaaaCTCATCTGTGGAGATCCTGAAGCGTGCAGTGGAACTGAATCAAATGGACACTGTTGTTATGGCACTACTAGCATTAAAACTTCAGCAGTTACATCAAGATGATGAAGGGGAGAGATACATTGAAGAAGCAATGAAGAAAACCCCCAATCTTCCTTATTTCCTGCGATATGCTGCTATATTTTatagaaagaaaggggaagtgGACAAGGCACTGGAGATTTTGAGAAAAGCCTTAAAAGTGACACCAAAATCTACGTTTTTGCATCACCAGATGGGAGTCAGCTACAGAGCAAAGCTGAAGCAGTTGGAAAGGACAGGAAATCCACCTCAAGATCAAGTGGAAAAACTCATTCaagaatgcatttttcattttaaagcagtgATTGACCAAAAACCAAGATTTTGTTCTGCCTATACTGACTTAGCAGTCATGTATGCAAAAGCAAAGAAgtataaaaaagcagaagagacatatcagaaagcatttcagatAAAGACTCTGAGTAACGATGAAAAACAATTCCTATGCTACCGATATGGATATTTTCATCAGTATTGTAAGAGATCAGAATCTGAAGCCATTAGATATTACAAAGAAGGGCTGAAAATTGAAGAAGATTCTCATGGAAGATGTATGTGCAAAACTGCCCTCAAAAAATTGTTGGGAGAGAGAATTCAGAAAGGTTTAGCAGATGAAGCAGATTTTGGTACACTTGGACTTATTTACCAGCTAGATGGTAAGAACGATGAAGCAATTGAGTGCTATGAGAAAGCCATTGAACGTAACCCTGACAATGAAGAATATCTGAGTGCATTATGTGAGCTACGACTTTCCCTCTCAAGCTGA
- the LOC137859542 gene encoding interferon-induced protein with tetratricopeptide repeats 5-like isoform X2: MKSLVTWGNYAWIYYHMDRYEEAQAYVSQVENSCKKLSGTAQLKIQLPEIYAEQGWALLKFGKKYYGRAKECFEKALSKEPNNPEFNAGYAIAAYRLEEHSNGKNEEANSSVEILKRAVELNQMDTVVMALLALKLQQLHQDDEGERYIEEAMKKTPNLPYFLRYAAIFYRKKGEVDKALEILRKALKVTPKSTFLHHQMGVSYRAKLKQLERTGNPPQDQVEKLIQECIFHFKAVIDQKPRFCSAYTDLAVMYAKAKKYKKAEETYQKAFQIKTLSNDEKQFLCYRYGYFHQYCKRSESEAIRYYKEGLKIEEDSHGRCMCKTALKKLLGERIQKGLADEADFGTLGLIYQLDGKNDEAIECYEKAIERNPDNEEYLSALCELRLSLSS, from the coding sequence ATGAAAAGTCTTGTTACCTGGGGAAACTATGCTTGGATCTATTACCACATGGACAGATACGAAGAAGCTCAAGCTTATGTAAGCCAAGTggaaaacagctgcaaaaaacTTTCAGGTACTGCTCAGTTGAAGATTCAGCTTCCAGAAATCTATGCTGAGCAAGGGTGGGCACTATTAAAGTTTGGGAAAAAGTACTATGGCAGAGCAAAGGAGTGTTTTGAAAAGGCTCTGAGCAAAGAACCCAACAACCCGGAATTTAATGCTGGCTATGCAATAGCAGCATATCGTTTGGAAGAACacagtaatggaaaaaatgaagaagcaaaCTCATCTGTGGAGATCCTGAAGCGTGCAGTGGAACTGAATCAAATGGACACTGTTGTTATGGCACTACTAGCATTAAAACTTCAGCAGTTACATCAAGATGATGAAGGGGAGAGATACATTGAAGAAGCAATGAAGAAAACCCCCAATCTTCCTTATTTCCTGCGATATGCTGCTATATTTTatagaaagaaaggggaagtgGACAAGGCACTGGAGATTTTGAGAAAAGCCTTAAAAGTGACACCAAAATCTACGTTTTTGCATCACCAGATGGGAGTCAGCTACAGAGCAAAGCTGAAGCAGTTGGAAAGGACAGGAAATCCACCTCAAGATCAAGTGGAAAAACTCATTCaagaatgcatttttcattttaaagcagtgATTGACCAAAAACCAAGATTTTGTTCTGCCTATACTGACTTAGCAGTCATGTATGCAAAAGCAAAGAAgtataaaaaagcagaagagacatatcagaaagcatttcagatAAAGACTCTGAGTAACGATGAAAAACAATTCCTATGCTACCGATATGGATATTTTCATCAGTATTGTAAGAGATCAGAATCTGAAGCCATTAGATATTACAAAGAAGGGCTGAAAATTGAAGAAGATTCTCATGGAAGATGTATGTGCAAAACTGCCCTCAAAAAATTGTTGGGAGAGAGAATTCAGAAAGGTTTAGCAGATGAAGCAGATTTTGGTACACTTGGACTTATTTACCAGCTAGATGGTAAGAACGATGAAGCAATTGAGTGCTATGAGAAAGCCATTGAACGTAACCCTGACAATGAAGAATATCTGAGTGCATTATGTGAGCTACGACTTTCCCTCTCAAGCTGA